The following coding sequences lie in one Spirosoma sp. KUDC1026 genomic window:
- a CDS encoding alpha-glucuronidase family glycosyl hydrolase, whose protein sequence is MNRLLLIGLLLLTHVTFADDGYRLWLKYDRLTDATVRSGYARSAQFIAVTGSSPVLTAATSELQLGLQGLLGTAVPVIASAGTRQGGIILTVGVSGADANGLNEEGYRIVKRQGNILVMGKTDVGVLYGTFALLRQLQTSQSLDNINLVSSPKVKLRMLNHWDNPNGTIERGYAGGSLWKWSELPETIDPRYKDYARANASLGINGTVVNNVNASARMLTGEYLQKVAALAGVMRPYGIKVYLSVYFAAPKTLGGLKTSDPLDPEVRKWWADKTAEIHRYIPDFGGFLVKANSEGEPGPQDYGRTHVDGANMLAAAMKPFPGVVIWRAFVYKADPKADRFKAAYEEFTPFDGQFDPKVIVQVKNGPIDFQPREPFSPLFGAMPKTPLGIEFQLTQEYLGFATHLVYEAPLFKECLESDTYAAGKGSTVAKVVDGSLHGYSQTLMAGVANTGSDRNWTGNPLAQANWYAFGRLAWDHTLTSAAIADEWINMTLTHQPQAVSHVRSMLLRSRDIYVDYNAPLGLSRPWTGVHFAPEPWQNKSPRPDWTAVYYHRADSIGLGFDRTATGSNALAQYRPEVRRQWENASTCPLPYLLWFHHVPWTKQLATGRTLWDELCTRFYTGADSVRWLQQEWTLAKPAIGPALYTDVAGRLATQQREAIWWRDAWVLYLQEFAKKSIPAPFKQPEQTLDDVKKSVDIYLLR, encoded by the coding sequence ATGAACCGACTATTGCTGATTGGCCTGCTGCTCCTGACCCACGTCACGTTTGCCGACGATGGGTACCGGCTCTGGCTTAAATACGACCGACTTACTGACGCTACCGTCCGATCGGGGTACGCCCGTTCGGCTCAATTTATCGCGGTCACCGGCTCGTCGCCCGTCCTGACGGCCGCGACCAGTGAGTTGCAGTTGGGTCTACAGGGGTTGCTAGGAACAGCGGTGCCTGTCATTGCAAGCGCCGGAACCCGGCAGGGCGGCATTATACTGACCGTGGGCGTTTCCGGTGCCGATGCCAACGGGCTGAATGAGGAAGGCTATCGGATCGTAAAGCGGCAGGGAAATATTCTGGTGATGGGCAAAACCGACGTGGGTGTGCTGTACGGTACGTTTGCGCTGCTTCGTCAGTTGCAGACCAGTCAATCGCTCGACAACATCAATCTGGTAAGCAGTCCGAAAGTAAAGCTGCGGATGCTGAACCATTGGGACAATCCAAACGGTACCATTGAGCGGGGCTACGCGGGCGGTTCGCTCTGGAAATGGTCGGAATTGCCCGAAACCATCGACCCACGCTACAAAGACTACGCCCGCGCCAATGCGTCGCTGGGCATCAACGGCACCGTTGTCAACAACGTCAACGCCAGTGCGCGGATGCTGACGGGCGAGTACCTGCAAAAGGTAGCCGCCCTGGCCGGCGTTATGCGACCCTACGGCATCAAGGTGTACCTGTCGGTCTATTTCGCGGCTCCCAAAACGCTGGGCGGCCTCAAAACATCCGACCCCCTCGACCCGGAGGTGCGCAAGTGGTGGGCCGACAAAACGGCGGAGATTCACCGCTACATCCCGGATTTCGGCGGTTTTCTGGTGAAAGCCAACTCGGAAGGTGAACCCGGCCCGCAGGACTACGGCCGCACGCACGTCGACGGGGCTAACATGCTGGCGGCTGCTATGAAGCCGTTTCCGGGCGTGGTGATCTGGCGGGCGTTCGTCTACAAGGCCGACCCGAAAGCCGATCGGTTCAAAGCCGCCTACGAAGAGTTTACCCCGTTTGATGGGCAGTTCGACCCGAAAGTGATTGTGCAGGTCAAGAACGGACCGATCGATTTTCAACCCCGGGAGCCCTTTTCACCCCTGTTCGGGGCCATGCCCAAAACCCCACTGGGTATCGAATTTCAGCTAACACAGGAGTACCTCGGTTTTGCTACGCACCTTGTCTACGAAGCACCTTTGTTCAAAGAATGCTTGGAATCGGACACCTACGCGGCTGGCAAGGGATCGACGGTGGCAAAGGTTGTCGACGGGAGTCTGCACGGCTATTCACAGACGCTGATGGCGGGGGTAGCCAACACGGGTTCCGACCGCAACTGGACGGGCAACCCGCTGGCGCAGGCCAACTGGTACGCCTTTGGCCGGCTCGCCTGGGACCATACGCTGACTTCAGCGGCCATTGCCGACGAGTGGATAAACATGACGCTAACCCATCAGCCACAGGCCGTTTCGCACGTCAGGTCCATGCTGCTCCGCTCGCGGGATATTTACGTGGATTACAACGCCCCCCTCGGCCTGTCGCGCCCCTGGACGGGCGTTCACTTCGCCCCCGAACCCTGGCAGAACAAAAGCCCCCGCCCCGACTGGACAGCCGTCTACTACCACCGCGCCGACTCCATCGGGCTGGGCTTCGACCGGACGGCGACGGGTAGCAACGCGCTGGCGCAGTATCGACCGGAGGTGCGTCGACAGTGGGAAAACGCGAGCACCTGCCCCCTACCCTACCTATTATGGTTTCACCATGTTCCCTGGACCAAACAACTCGCGACGGGTCGCACGCTCTGGGATGAACTCTGTACCCGGTTTTACACCGGTGCCGATTCGGTGCGCTGGCTCCAGCAGGAATGGACACTGGCGAAACCTGCCATCGGCCCGGCGCTGTACACCGACGTAGCGGGTCGGCTGGCAACGCAGCAGCGGGAAGCCATCTGGTGGCGCGACGCCTGGGTGCTGTACCTCCAGGAATTTGCGAAAAAGTCCATTCCTGCCCCGTTCAAGCAACCCGAACAGACGCTGGACGATGTAAAGAAATCTGTTGACATTTACTTACTACGTTAG